The region TGCAGACATCCTGCTGCCAGCCGCTCAGTTCACTCCATCTCAGTCTGCTTCATGCGTCTGGACCACTTCAGCTTTTGATTGCAGAGTTCAGCCTTTGATCAGGTGCTGGTTGGACAAAGAAGCTCAACGTCAAGAGAACAGATATCACCCGAGAAAGATCGGAAGTTGTAttgccttcaaaataaaagcgtAAGCGACGCTTTGTCtcccagaaaacaaacacacactcaggacattttaaactgatttaGTATATTTTGGGTGGTTTTGATCTGATGAACAACTGACCCACTGAAGAGAGATTTGCACAAGCTTGTAGCATTTCAGCTGTCTTTTGTATTATAGCTGCCTTTAAGTCAGCATGCCAGCTTTAAGTACCAGATGTTCCATGATGTTATATGTTGAGAAAACACTGCATTTCAATACCCAACTATTGCTTCTTGAATGCGTACTTGTCATTCTTTGTAACCTTGgctactctcaaaaatgttgcAGTAAGACGTTTATGTTGAAAATATGACCGGATGTTGTGCCTTTTGTCTATTCTGGTGGTCTTGACAGCTATGGCAAAAGCATCTGTGCGCTCGCGGTAGGCACAGATCCAGCAGCCAGAGGAGAGAGCACCCAGAGGACCtacaattattgttattaaaaatTAAGCTTTAATTGAAATTTATGTCCCTCCAGATCACTGAACTATTCTAAGGGGGGAAAATGGAAGATCTGGGgaaagtgttttcatttaatcaCAGGTCTTCAGTCATGTTTGACACCTTGGTAAAGTGGAGCGGATCGTTTGGGCGCGCAATTGGACTTGTTCGGTGTTTCTGTGCGTGACATGAGAAAGGTCTACAATGATTTTGGCTTTAAATTAACTATGGGGGCACATATCCTGGAGTCCAACTCCAGCGGCAACTTGACTCCTGCTGTGTCTGAGGCTGGGACTGTCCTCCCGGGCTACCTGGTGGTGATCTTATCAGTGCTCATGGTGACTCTGGTGGTCGTGGTGGTGGCTGGAAACGCGCTGGTCATTATGGCTTTCATTGTGGATAAAACCCTGAGAAACCAAAGCAACTACTTCTTTCTGAACCTGGCTATATCTGATTTTCTCGTGGGTGAGTTGGTGCCTCTCTTCGTCTTCTCCTTGCCCCCCCCCCGTCAGTTCGCTCCAATGTGTCTCTTCAAGTCTTTTGTTCCTCCCCATGAATGAGTGTGTCATATTGGCGAGTTCAGGGTGATCTCATCGTCCGTTTTGGTTCATTCATGCGTTATATTTACCATGGAGTAGCctgttgtatattttttgtatatttttgtatttgtagcATCCCTTTAAAACAGATAACAGGTTGCAATTCATTTTTGTGAGGCATTCACAGCCCTTTTATTGTGCTGCTCTTATCTGCAGCATTAGATAAATTACACTCTTCTCTTAAATGGAACAATCACTTCTCTTATTTCTAAAATGTCTTTCATTTAACCCTGACCCACTGCAGAGGGttggagttttttttcccatcacaATTAACCAAGTGGTCTCACATCTCCACTGAGATGTGGAGAGGTGTGAATGTTAATCCTGTAGTATTGGATGGGGGTTGAATTatcatgcagtgtgtgtgtgtgtgtgtgcctgttccAGGTGCCTTCTGCATCCCAGTGTACATCCCGTACAACCTGACAGGCCGCTGGATGCTGGGTAAGGGTCTCTGCAAGGTGTGGCTGGTCGTGGACTACCTGCTCTGCACTGCCTCAGTCTTCAACATTGTCCTCATTAGTTATGACCGTTTCCTGTCAGTCACAAGAGCAGTAAGTACGGGCTGTAGAGGTGCTCAttaccacatacacacacataactgaCCCTACCAGAGTCAATACTAAAAGGTGTCACTCCTTGGAGCAGCTTGCTCTGCAGAGAAAAGTAATTTACATTCACAGCTTTATTCCCCTACAAGGGTGTCTGGCTTTAATCTATCATTTTGTCCAAACAGTTTCAACGCAGAGCTTGAAACATCGGGTCACTCCACTGATTTCACACGTAAAGGTCACGTACCCTAACTGTGACAACAGCAGTGCGTTGTACAACAGTTGTACGATGTCTATGTGACTCTGGAGGaactttttaaagtttgaataaaataacccctgatgatgtcatcatcatttTGACAGTAAacctgcattacaaactggaggtgtaGGGTTTGGGAAGAAGTGGGTGTTCAGGAGGCATGGAGAGTCTAATGAAGGATGCtattgtgttgcattatgggaattgtaggaccCAGCGTTTTTTGGAACTTGACTCAGAGCAGAGactaaaatcacaaatatctcggcctctgctgcttcgatTGGatcattctttttaaaattctgtctcTAGCGAGTCTGTCAACTTTGGATGTGAAATACTAAACTGCTGGAGGAGCCCTTTAAACcataacaaaaacaaccaagataTTTATTGCCCCTATTAGCTTCATCAGTGTaaaaccagatattttcttcaTGGTTAGTCATCAGTTATAAAAAATCTCCCAGACAACATTCTTGCTTGATAGGCATAAAACTGAGATGTTTCcatgtgaatgttttttatgatgCAGCAGcctgtgttatttttaatttactaAATTCGTGAGACGCCGCTTTTGCAGAAAATGAATTTGATTTAGCTGCTTACTAAACAGTGTATGCTAATAGGTCACAACTCTTTGCTTGTGgctgtttttatcttgtttcGAACAATTGTTAGATCCCAGTGGCTTAGTTTAAAacctaatttatttatttgatttctataatttacaatttaatttacCTTTGCTTTTGTGATGAGCACTTGAGATTGAGGAATGAATCAATTATTACCACCGTGAAGTGGCTCtatttcattattcattgaCTCAGAAAAGGGGATTTTTAAATTCGCTCTTTAACCAGAGTCACATTAGCAGCATCAGTGTCTCACAGCTGTCGCAACTGCAGAGAGACATTAGATGGTTTGAggcaaagaaaaagaggaaaaaacaacaacaaaaagggATTGTGATAAATGGAGGAGTTCTGCTGAATGAAAGAGTTTAGACTGAGAAGAGGTGATGTGAAAATGGAGCGAGCGCGAAGGGAATGAGCGATGGGTGCTGATGAGGGAGGAGTGGATCTGGAGAAAccagatgtctctttcacactcTTGTACTGCATCAGTGAATGTGGCTCTCAGCCTTAcattcccccctctctctttggCTTCAGTGACACACTGTGGAATAAGAGCCTGATGAGTAGGTTTTATTTACAGtgtcactctgctgctctgtggcaGCACAATACAAACAGGGGCTCATTAGAACAAACCACTCAGAGCAGAAGCAAGTGCGTTTGTCAGCCAGTTAATATGCAAGCAGCTGTTGCTGTTTGAAATGTAAcaaattgtgttattttatggcagagtttgtttcctttttatcTGTGCATAGTGCTTTGTTCATAATGCCTTTCTTTTGACACAGGTGAAATACAGAGCGCAGAGAAACATGACCCGCCAGGCTGTGTTCAAGATGGTGGCAGTGTGGGCGTTGGCCTTCCTCCTCTATGGCCCCGCCATCATCTTCTGGGAGACGATTGTTGGTGTGAGTGTTGTCCCGGCCCACGAGTGCTATGCCGAGTTTTATTTCACCTGGTACTTCCTGCTCAGTGCTTCTACCTTTGAGTTCTTCACTCCGTTTGTGTCTGTGGCCTTCTTCAACCTCAGCATCTACCTGAACATCCATCGGAGGAACAAGAGCGGGAACACCGGTGCTGAGGACAATGCCAAGATGCAGAGGAACAGTAAGATGtacagagaaggaggaggaggaggctggtctgtgttttttgtcaagACTCGGAAGGTGTCGTCCAGCGAGCCCACTGCTATCTCTGCAGTTATCGAGGATGACGACATCCTGTCCCCGTCTTCCAGCGGGGACCCAAACAACAGTCACATATTCACGCAGAGGGAGAAGTTTTCTCCCAGCAGAAACAACTCCAGGCTGTTTCAGCCCACGGCCTCCTGCATGGCACCTGGCCGCAGAACACAGGGGTCTCGTCTTTCCCGAGACAAAAAGATTGCCAAATCTTTGGCCATTATTGTCTGCATTTTTGGGATTTGCTGGGCTCCTTACACTCTACTAATGATTATCCGTGCTGCCTGCAGCGGTAAATGTGTGGCGAACTACTGGTACGAGATGACATTCTGGCTTCTGTGGTTGAACTCTGCCATCAACCCGTTCTTGTACCCACTCTGCCACAGCAGCTTTCGAAGGGCTTTCTCAAAGATACTGTGTCCTAAAAGACAATCAGTCCAGCCTCAGATTGAGGCTCAGTCTTGTTAGATGAACTCAGTATCACTTCCACGCTTGATGAATGCAGAAACTGTTGTGGGTCAAACACTATTAAAATTCATTTACTGTTCTTCCATATAAAATAAGAGAAATGCTTACGTTAGTGTGAGTTCTGTGAGGATTGTCACTACATATTTGACAGCAATACAACAGTGTTACAAAGTCATGAACAGTGTGCAAGAAAGGAAACTGTATTCTTAATGACATGGTAAAGCAGTGGACTCTTAAAGCACCTTTACAATACAATTGCCCTTGATTAAAGCACCCCCAAGAGCCAATGTCAGATTTTTCAAATGATGTACATcttaatttcaaaatgtaagCTAACCTTCACAGACAATCTTTCTAAGTAGGACAGGAAGGAGTGACGTGGCTCCAGGCTTTCTCACCACTGAGTTCTTTATGTGCCGAAAGCTGTGAAATGATGACAGATAGAAGGTGATTACCATAATTTAGTCTAAGATATTATATGAGAACTACAGCACACCAAGTTGTTAAATTATGGTCTGTGTGGATGAAAGCACAGCGGAGGGAGACAACAACTTCAGGTTCTTCACAAGGCTGCTGTGATGGGAAAACCTTTCAACTCCTATTTAGTTCAAATTGATGTGAACGAAGGATTTCCTGGtcttttacagttttataaagTTTCATAATCTCATTTTTGCATAAAACCGTTTCACCTCAGAGTTTCACATAGCTgttaatttttaaaagaaagtaaGGCCTTTTATTGGAAATTCTCGATTAGGAATAACCCCTTGAGATGTTCCATCTCTCCTTTTGCATATGTCTTCAAAATGATACTTTTCAAGCTTTTCATCATGCAGCAATAGGTTGTGAAGTCCTCAAAGTTAAAAGCACCTGAAAAGAAGAGAATGACCTGCATTTGTTTACTGACTACTGAGTGTACTTTTATCACAgtaatgttttatatcattttatctGAAAAGTGGTGTAAAGGTAGGGGAAATCAGCTGTAACACTGAATCTGCACTACACTTTAAAGAGGTTTTTTTGTTGATGCTCCAAATGTACAACACTATGAAATGAGGACAAACTTTTGTACAATAATATCTATGCCAACTAGATTGTTGTGTTCTTAAAATGCAGTATTTATTCAAAGACTTGACTGGTTTCTACCACCCAAACTACTACTTGACTACTTTGTATCTTGGCTATGAATGTGTGTTGGTGTGAAGTAGccaaagaaagaataaaaagaaaactgactaaaattATGTAAGCTTTGCAATCGTACATGTTATTGGTAAAATGTGGACcagttcaatattttgggaaatatatcTATTCACTtccttgagagagagagagagagagttagatgaggagGTTGATGTATCCACGCAAATTGAATGTTTAAACTTGAGCAGGCTTTGTGAATCTACCAGCTCCATAAACGCACAGAGACGAAAgcaaaaggaaaaggaaaggaaagaactAGAGTCATAGGCTCACTCCCATACACTcacttgtgtctgtttttacttGCCAGTGTTACAGTTGGTACACTGGCTGTTggtgaatttcatttctgtctgaacacatcttACAGCTAATTCATCAACACGTTATATCTTATTTGTTTGTGCCTCTAGAAAGTCACATTGCCGGGCCTGTCATCTGGCACATAATACCCTGTAAAActacaaattgtcatttttacacttgttagaatgaaacaaatacaatatacacacaatatactTCTAATATACTATCAATTATTGAGCTTTAAAGGGGCGGGTAGAtggattttgtttcttttggatAGAGCCGTCCTAGCTGATCCACCTTTTGTCCAGTCTTTACGCTGAGTCAAGCTAACTGGCtgttagctgtagcttcatatttagcataaaATCATGAGTGGTATGAAGCTTCTCATCCaacacaagaaagcaaataagcatatatgcctaaatgtcaaactattgctgtgagtgttttgtgAGAGGTTAAAGGTTTGTAATACTTTCTGGTCTTTGTGATAAGACAGGACAAGATAAGGCTGACATGAGCCAGCTCAGGCATGAGTGGGTGGAGAGGAATCTTGTTGTGCGTGTGAACGGAAGCTGTGGTGTGTTTATGATGCACACACCTGACAAATTTCTGATGAGCTCAGAAATACtcacataaaaatattaaaaaagttcCTTAGACAGCTCAGGTCATCACAAAAGACTTAACACTGCAGTGAAAGTGAGGAGTTCTTATTTTGAAGAATGCTGTCAAGCTTTTATTATATGATAACAAGCACATGATAAGTGACAGAACTTTAGGGCTTTGACCTTTGTTACATATTTCCTGCACAGAcgaacagaaacaaaatatatcaGAATGCATCCTTAGGGATTGAAGACTGCCAGGAAACAACAAAGACTGCCAGGAAACAACAGTATCACTCTGTCCTGTGGGACTTATGGGACATTTTActtgagagaaaaaacagaccCTTTGGAGATTGTCGAACCATGGGACGCACATACTGTGGCAACCAATTCATGGTGTTGAAAAGAAAGTCTAACTTGATGATGCTCAGCACCATAATGTAACCGTGCCCCCCCGTGGCTATCCTTGAGTGGGCCcttgataaaaatattttgatttttttaaggcCGGGGGGGGCCGTTGAGGCACAAATTAACACAGCAGAGCGAGTAAAGGTGCTGACCCTGCGTCTGTTAAGATACAGGACCTGTCCATGGTCTTGCACATTTGACTCCTCCCCATTACACATTGTTGCGGAGTGCAGGatttaataatcaaatactCAATACTACTTACAGAACTGTACTGTGAGGAAAGAACAAGATTTTCCTACGtcacggtaaaaaaaaaaaaagatagttgTTTTACAGGCGGGGGCTGCGGGGGTATACTTTACGGCCCAAATGATGCTGGCTTCTACTTTGCCGTCTTCCAGTCAACAAACTCAACAACATGTCTTGAGTGTCATGTATTCCAATAAATACTCCTACAGAAACAGTGATGAAGCATGCAGTGTGTGTAAACTGTTTAGATGGTGAGTTCAAAGGTCCAGGACTGTGCCATTTTTAATACAGGAACGGATGCAGAAGATCAGTATCTTTCAACGCATTTAGTGATTTCTTTCAGCAGACGACAACTTTGGAaagattttccatttttactcCTGACTGTGGATACAACAAACCACATTAAGTGgtttttgttttaagaaagtTAGCTGTCCCTTCTCTTCTAACACCATCCAGAATTCTTTTTGTCTCGTCTTAAGGATAAATACATGTAGATTTATGTGGTCTATGCAGTGGTGTTGTTCTCCCACTGACCTCAtttaataatagtgtttttATGCGTCGGTTACTGTAAGTGTTTTCTGCCTGTAAAACCGCAGCTGAGAGGTGAAAATGCTTTTTCCTAAACAGATCCAAAGATCTGAGACACATGAGACATGACCGTCATGTGTGCCTCTCAAATCTATCTCAACTGAAATAGACTTCTGAGTGGAGGAGTGCAAGTGgcttctccccccccccccccccccccccccaaaaaaaaaaaacggtgaCAAAGTCAATTTGGAGACATTTCTTAAAAGGTCAGCAGAGGATGAGTTGAATAGACTGTAGTTTAGGTAACCTGTGCAGAGACACAGGTGGACTTgcaaatagaaaacaaattgCTCAGCGCCAGGATTGGCATTGTCTCTGTGCGCTGTGGGAGACCTAAGAACCAATATCTACAGCCtttcaaaaagaaaattggAAGCGGTTCACATCCATCTGGTTCATGTTTGAATGGCTTTGGGATACAAATATGGTGACAGTAATATAATTGTTATTGAACCAAATATCTTGTGAGCACAGAACACAGATGAGATCTCCAGCTCAGGACTGGAGGGTGAAAACACAGAACTCTGGCTTTTTTTGAGCAGATTGATTGTTCGAGAGATGGACAACATGTGTTTGATAAGCTACAGGAAAACACAAGtcatttgtaaaaacaaaagaaaaagaacactGTATATTTTGCTGGAAATGCTTTTGAAAGTAGCGTGCTCCATTGCTCGCTTTCTTTACTTTACTCCGATATGGAACAATATTCACAGTCACAATAGATGAGCTGTTTTGGAAAGAACTGGCAATGCAATCCAGCTGAGAGTAAGATTAATGCTCAGACTGTTCAAGGTTTGTCCAAGAAAAAATCCAAatccaaaaaaaatcattgcaaTCAGGGTATGAACAATGCAAGGAGttgattttccatttatttcctACTGTACACTCTACCAAACCAGAGACAGCAGGAGTTATGAACAAAGACGCAACCTGGCAGCTGCTGATGATGCTGTTATCAACTCTTTAACAAGGATCCACACAGCAGGGAATAATGCTTTCTATGGTGATGTAGTTTCTAAAGACTcagaaatctgatgaaaaacagtgaataaacagCATCCTGCAGTTCACTGAGGTCAATGTGAAACAGGCTCCACGCACAgacccaaaacatcacagactgcTCTGCCAGAGTTCTCAATTGAACTGTGCCCTAAACATGATAATTGCCTACAGAGAAACACTCCACAAAATCCTCTTCCCACGAGGTCAATCAAACATGACTTTTTCCTTCATTAATTTCCGAATTGCGCCGTATATGTTTCcgtttaatttgtcatttactGCAAACTAATTATCCAATTTGGGCCAGCAATGTCTTGAATTCTAATGAGTTAAATAATAGTTCATAACTTTCAACTACGTACTGACAGATACTGTTATGTAAAAGTCTTCCAGCCATGAGCCATGTGCTCCTCTGCTTATCAGTGAAGTGGTGTCAGGGTGAGTGACAGCCAATGaactgacacagacaggaaatgtcCCACTTTACTGAGTTTGTGTCACTGGTTTGCAGTTTCTAGGAAACAGTTGTTACAGATCATGAACCTCACTTGTCATTGTTAAGACTAAGGATGTTTTGAACCCAAaagcagacacagaaacagagaggaatggATAAGATGGGATGGTTTTAATGAGTAAATTGGATGTGGAgggaagaagggggggggggctggcgATGGCAAGGGGCAGACAGGCTGTAGGGGAGTTGTATGGTGGAGCTTGGCTGGTGGCTGGGTGAATATGGTGTGGTGTGGCTGAAGAGTGGGCAGTGTAGAAAGCGATGACGCAGTGGACGAGCTGGCACTGGAGACCTGGACACAGGAGAAGTCGGATTAGTAAGTTGCACAAGGAGATCACGAGAAAATAACGTAAGTACTAAGAATACTGAGCGGCCCAGAGAGAGAGTAGCTACCACTGAGCTGCCTGGACAATCCGGTGATGAGTGGAAGGGGAGGTGGAGTACTTGAGCTGTGAGTACATGAGCTGATTGCAGACAGGTGTGGAGTTGAACCAGGTGCCCGGTCAGGGAAGCCATgcccaagacacacacacacacacaaacagacagggGAGACACAGGGGCCCTGACAGTCATTATATGACCACTGacaacaaataatgaataatgttgtcattattttaaaacaatgcCAACAGTCTACAGCCATGGTAGTGGCCCTGTGAGGTTGTACCCaggcacagcggtgctttgagctaaatgcttacatcaacatgctaacaaaCTAATCCAAGATGGTGAACGTGTTAAACATTATACCAACTCAGCATTGGCATGTTAGCACGCTGAGgaacaaagtacagctgagactgcTGGGAATGTCATTAAAGGAGTTGGCTGGTGAAATGATCTGcaaacaagtattgtgtgcGTATCCAAAGCCAGATATATCTTACCTCTCTGTGCTGCAGACCttcgttgttgtccaaaaactgttaaaaacacatcaatgagacAAACTGTTGTCCCAGAGATtatggtcacgttagtttgtttaaaaattgttccaaagactaataacagcaatcaggTTTTCACCAtttggagagtagttctgtgtgcGACACCACTTCATTTAAAGTGCTACACATCAAGACCTGCAACTAggtgtgactcattgacatgttttgaattgtttttttggacaacaacagaagtcTACGACacaaaggaataagatatatcaggctttggatacaaacacaaaacttaagtcgatcaattcattgttggtttgactctgcacatgagatttgttgacaataagaaaaatatagaaaataaccAGCCTTAACCTttaggtatttagtcataaagtattggacaaaattAGATTTTGACGAGATGATGGTGCTAGCtgaaagttaagggatcaccaaagtagttataattcatcctgtggAGGACACGAATGCATGTCCATCCAATaactgttgagatatttcactcaaagccACAAATATCAATCTCACAGTGGATCTAGAGGTgaatcaggggatcaccaaagattaggatttatcctctgggaaTCATTAATGTCAAATTTCATGGTGATCCTTCAAATAGTTCTTGAGAAACGGTAtgtcagtctggaccaaagtggtggaccaacagacCAACTGCCATGGCCATCCATAGAGCCAGtccgctagcatggctaaaaataagaaacaatACTAACGACTGTGAACTGTAACATAGGCATTTTCTAGCTGATCCAATGTTTCCCCTTTAACTActtaatatattgtttttatatttccagtCAGATGACCTTTTCTGgttattaatttctttttgtATTGGAGAAGCCTGTCTGTAGTAAGATAAAGTTATCTGGAGAAAAGTCAGACTGATGCAAAATAATTGCATTAAGGCTTTCAGTGTGCCAGGATAGATGAGTAGTAGATGTTCCTGACAAGaaatctttttaatttaaatgaatgaaagttgAGAATCCTTGAAAGATGCAAGACAAAGTGATTGAAGGGTGAGCTGAGATAACAAATACctggagtgattttttttttttttttaattacgtGTATTTATCCACAAAATGTTGTGTTCCCTTTTGGCAGCATCCAGATTATACAGTTTGACGCATTCTCACCTTTAGGAGTTGCAGTGCTTCAGTGAGGGgaggagagttttttttttttttttttttttttttttttttagccaaacAATTTAAAATGCCTCCTGGCTGCTGCATCAGGAACTACTACATGTTGCTTAACAAAGAGGTTTTCTAAAGTGCTACAGAGCAAAGCGTCTAAACTTCACAAGTTATTAAGGTGTACCTCAATTCACCAAGCCGGTACCATCTCCAGAAACATTACTAAGTCCAAAAAATTAGTCTTTCCACCTCTGTCATCTGAGATTGTCAGAGTTTGCAACACCTGAGATTTTTTACTTCATTGAAAGTCATTTTTCCAGGGGATAAGGTTCAATGCTCATAAcgctctctgttctctgtttcatCGAGATCCTATTCCCAAACTCCCGAACTGTCCAGGGCCACAGatacatgaataataaaataatgagcaTGATCAGGTTGCCAAGCAGTGGATTTGACAAACAAAGCCTGAAGCTATAATATCACTTGTGATTTCTATGGCATTAATAATGCAGTTATGCCTTCCAGTTGTCCCGTTCAAGACCGAAGATAATGTGTAGAGCTTTGGCACAAAGTCTGCTGTATCCAGCCAAAAACATAGAGTTGACATCTTGAtacttgttattttttttaatcgtGCAGATTGTGTCTATAAACCGTCAGCCTTCTGTTCCACTTGATTACAATCTGAgccatactgtatgtttgctgcTCCCCAGGGTGCCACCAATTACACTCAGTAGATCCTGCAAATACTCTCAGTTTGTAGTTTAACATTTATACAAGCAA is a window of Thunnus thynnus chromosome 8, fThuThy2.1, whole genome shotgun sequence DNA encoding:
- the LOC137188118 gene encoding histamine H3 receptor, with product MRKVYNDFGFKLTMGAHILESNSSGNLTPAVSEAGTVLPGYLVVILSVLMVTLVVVVVAGNALVIMAFIVDKTLRNQSNYFFLNLAISDFLVGAFCIPVYIPYNLTGRWMLGKGLCKVWLVVDYLLCTASVFNIVLISYDRFLSVTRAVKYRAQRNMTRQAVFKMVAVWALAFLLYGPAIIFWETIVGVSVVPAHECYAEFYFTWYFLLSASTFEFFTPFVSVAFFNLSIYLNIHRRNKSGNTGAEDNAKMQRNSKMYREGGGGGWSVFFVKTRKVSSSEPTAISAVIEDDDILSPSSSGDPNNSHIFTQREKFSPSRNNSRLFQPTASCMAPGRRTQGSRLSRDKKIAKSLAIIVCIFGICWAPYTLLMIIRAACSGKCVANYWYEMTFWLLWLNSAINPFLYPLCHSSFRRAFSKILCPKRQSVQPQIEAQSC